The DNA sequence ACGCAGGTACATCAACATCAGGTGGCAGTTCGTGAAGTGGAGGGTGAGGAGAACTTTCCCTCCTTTTCTGCCTTCTACGGTGTCCATTTGGACAGTCGCAACGTCTTCCTGTTCTTCCATGTACCGTTTGTAATCCACCATCGTTCGGCCAGTACGACAAGCTTTGTCGATTTTCTTTTCGACCTTCTTCTTGCGCAACCGGAAACGTGGTTTACGCACTAAATCAATGTTTCTGGCTTTAAGGTAGCACCGGTCAACCAGTGTGTAGAGGGTCCTTTCGCAAATCTGCAGTCGGTCGGCATTGTGTACGCAAATGTGATGAATCGATTGGTTTTGTTTGATCAGTGGCGACACAAGCGCGTCCACATACGCAAGCTCCTCTTCTGTCAGGCTGATGCCTGTACGGGAATCTGACAAAGTCTGTGCGTATGTCTGTTGGGCTTCCTGTGCTTTATAGAAAGACTTCATCAGGGTACAGGAATCCCTCGTTTTGCAGCCGTTGCAGACATACGGGGATTGATTGAGGCGCGGGCAAAGTTCTTCCTCAAAGTCGGCGCAGACACTGTTGCACTGATTGCAGAGGCTGCAGGATGCCTTCCGGCATTTCTTATTGGCGCAAAGGCTAGTGATGGTGCAGTGTTGGCGATGGATGCAGCGATTGGGGATGCGGCCTTGGCCCACATAATATCTACTCTGGCGATGCCGTCTGACTTCTTTGGAAATGGTGGTCGGGTCTTTGCCCAGGGAGCGGGCGATGGTGCGGAAGGAGTGGCGTTTTTCGAGTGCGTGTTGAATGGCGTAACGATCTTCAAGGGTTAAATGTTTCTGTGTTGCCATAGGTGAACACTTCCTTCTTTTGTAAGTGAGGAAGCAAAACATTATCCACCTAGAATTATAGGCTGTTTGCAGGAGTGAATTCCACTCCTGGCTTTGCAGAAGTTAATTCCGTATTTTGAAACACTCAACTGGAATTTAGTTTTTCAAATAACAAATTTTCAAAACGCCTTTACAATTTCGTTAAGATTGTTATTTTTCCTTTTTCATTCCGGTTAATTGACTTATACTAGAGGGTAATGGGCAAGATGCGCATATTTTGCGGCGCAGCGTCAGCCAATACATCCTGCACAGGCAGGATCGGGAGGAGGACCTCGGGTGAAACCAATGGTCAGCATCATCGTGCCGGTCTACAACGCGGCACCTTACTTAAACCAATGCGTCGACAGCTTAACCAAGCAGACGCTGAAGGAAATTGAAATCATACTGATAAACGACGGTTCGACGGATGACAGCCTGGCTGTCTGCATGGCGCTCGCCGCCACAGACGACCGGATCCGCCTGATCGACAAACCGAATGGAGGCGTGTCGGAAGCACGCAACGACGGCCTGCGCGCAGCGACGGGTGAGTATGCGGGTTTCGTCGATCCGGATGATTGGGTGGATGAGGGCATGTACGAACGCATGCTTGCGACGCTGACGGTAGCGCAAGCGGACATTTGCATGTGCAATTATGTCAAAGAGACGAAGGAAGGCACCGAGCCTGTCCTGATGAAGCAAACCGGAATCATCGAAAGGAATGCGATTATCGGCGATATCGTGGCGAACGTCATCGCCAAACCGAGCTTCAAGAGTGGGGAAACGGATATCATGGGTAGCGTCTGCCGTCTTCTGATCAAGCGCGAGCTGCTCGAAAACGAAAATATCTGGTTCGATAAGGAAGTCGCCTTCATGGAAGACTTGCTTGTCTGCGTTGAAGCTTTCCTTAAGAGCGGGCGCATCGCCATTGATGACGGTGCCTACTATCATTACCGCGTCCACGAGAGTTCGGTCGTCAATTCCTACAAAAAAGCTTTTCACGAACGCCAAGTCCAGGCTTTCCGTAAGCTGCAGTCGCTGCTGGAACGCGAAGGCAAGGCGGACGAATTGGCCCAACGCCTGGATATGCGCTATATCATCATCGCTTTGCTGTCACTGGCGAATGAGGCGCACAAGAGCAATCCTCAGCCGATGGGCACAAAGATCAAAAATATCGCAGCCATCCTGAAAGATCCGGCACTCAAAACGATCCTCACCCGATTGGATTTGAGCGAAGTTGAATCGCGGAAAAAACTGGAGCTGACCCTGATGAAGAGGGAAGCCAGTATTGCGCTCTATCTTTATTACAGCCTGTTCAACCGAATCAAGGCTGCACTGGGGAAAGGCTAACCCTGGTAAGCGTAGAAATAGTATAAGAGAGGGGATCGACGAGTGAAGACTATCTGTTTATTTTCTCCAGGCATCCTGCCGATCCCGGCCGTCAAAGGCGGGGCGATCGAGACTTTGCTGGAGTTATTGATCGAACAGAATGAAATAGAAAAAAAAGTGCGCTTTTTGGTCGTTTCCGTTCACGACGAGGAGGCCGAAGCGCGCAGCCAGAAATACAAGCAGACGGATTTCATCTACATCAAACGCAATCTCTTGTTTGCGGGTGCCTACAAGGCGCTTAAAGTATTGGCTCGGAAACTGTTCAAGATCCGCTTTGCGCGTCCGAATCTGTATTATTGGCTGGGGGTGCGCAAAGTGTTGGCCGCCAAACCGGATGCAGTGGTCGCTGAAGGCGGGGATTATGCGACGTTCAGGCAATTCACGCAGGCGCTCGGAAAGGAAAACGTCTTTCTGCATCTGCACCATCATCTCCGCGGCGATGCCGAACTGGACAGCGTGTTCGGGGAAGTGCTGGCGGTCAGCCGTTTCGTCAAGGATGAATGGCTGGCGACCTCCAGCATGGATTCCGGACAGGTGGCGGTGCTGCCGAACGCGATCGACAACGATCGTTTTGCGGACAGCCTCAACGCCGAAGAAAAAACAGCCTTGCGCAAAGATCTGGGGCTTTCGCCCACTGATTTCGTTGTTCTGTTCTGCGGGCGGGTCATCCCGGAAAAAGGGGTCAAGGAACTGATTCTTGCATTGGAGAAGGTCACGGACCCATCGGTTAAGCTGCTCATCATGGGCAGCCCGAATTTTGCTTTAAAGGACAAATCGGACTATCTGGAAGAGGTTGAAGCATTGGTGAAGAAGAATGCCGATCGGATGGTCTTCACAGGATATGTCGCGAATTCAGAGACTTATCGCTATTATGCCATCGCCGATGTCGTGAGCGTGCCGACCCTGATCGAAGAGGCTGCCGGATTGGTCGTCCTCGAAGCAATGGCAGTAGGCAGGCCACTGATCGTAACGAATTCGGGAGGAATCCCCGAGTATGCGACGCCGGAACTGGCGATGATTCTGGAACGCAACAATGATTTGGTCAATAAACTGGCGGACAGCATCACTACCCTCAAGGAAAACGAGACATTACGCAGCCAAATGGCAAAAAATGCCAAGGAACGCTCACTGCGTTATACGAAGGAAGTTTTCTACACCGATTTCGTGGACCGTTTCAAGGACATATAAAAGGGTATCGGCCGGAAGGGCTCCCCCCTGAATAAGGAGGAATAATCGAAATTCATGAATAAAGAAAAAACACTGTCCATCAATATGATTGCCAGCATCGTTACATTGGTGCTCAACTTGGGGATCAACTTTTTCCTCTCCGATTACATTGTCAATAACATCGGGGTGGAAGCATACGGGTTCGTGAACCTTGCGAATTCGATGGCCAACTATGCGGTCATCATCACGGTCGCGTTGAACTCGGTAGCGGGCCGCTTCATCACGATCGCTTACCATAAGGACGACAAGAAAGAAGCCAATCAATATTTCAATTCAGTCCTGATGGCGAACATCGTCATGGCCGTTATGTTCGCGATTCTCGGCTTGTTTGTGGTCACGAACTTGGAAAAACTGATCAACATTCCGCCTGAATTGGTCGTGAGTGTGAAGCAATTGTACACGCTGGTTTTCCTCAACTTTATGCTGTCGATCATCAGCACCGTCTTCACAGTGGCGACGTTCATCACGAACCGCCTCTATGTCAGCAGCCTGATCAATGCCGTTTCCTATACGCTGAAGGCAATCCTATTCATCGTCTTCTTCTCTGTGCTGCCGACAACCGTTGCGATCGTCGGTTTGGTGATGCTGATCTGCACGGCTTTTGTTCTTATATCAAACATTTATTATACGCGCAAATTGGTTCCCGACATCAAGATCCGGCCGCTTGATTTTTCAATGGCGAAAGTCAAAAAACTGTTTGCTTCCGGTGTCTGGAGCAGCATCAGCAGCCTGAGCCAAACACTATCGGACGGCTTGGACCTCTTGATCAGCAACCTGTTCATCAGTTCCATCGCGATGGGGCAACTTTCCGTAGCGAAGACATTGAGCAATATCCTGAATCAAGTCGTTGCGAGCATCTCCAATCTCTTTGCGCCGCAATTGACTTATCATTACGCGAAGAATGACATCAAGAGCCTGTTGGCGGAATTGAGGCAGAACATGCTTTTGACTTCGGCTTTCGCGAATATCCCGGCTGCGATTCTCGTTGCCTTCGGTCATGATCTGATCGGATTGTGGGTGCCTACGCAGGACGCAGACATGATTTACGTACTGCTTTTGCTGACGATTTTCCCTTTCTTGGATTCGCCGCCGATTACAGGGATGTACAACGTCTTCCTGATCACGAACCGGCTGAAGATGAATTCGCTGTTCTGGTTCTGCATCAGCATATTTGATGTCGTGCTCGTTTTCATTTTGCTGAACACTACCGATCTGGGGATACTGGCGATCGCCGGTGTCAGCACATCGGTCGGCTTCATCGCCAATATGACCTTCATGCCGATCTATGCCGCGACGTGCCTGAAGCAGAAAAAGACGATTTTTTATCCGATCATTCTGCGTTACTTTGCCGTAACGGTGCTGATGGTCCTGACGTTTGTCGGGGTGAAATTGGTGGTGCCGGCAATCGATGGTTGGCCTGCGTTGGGGGCAGCGGCTGTCGGCTGCGGTATCGTAGGCTTGGCGATCAACTACTTCTTGCTGTTCGGCAAAGCTGAACGCGACAAATTGCAGCAGCTTGTATCCAGTAAATTATTGAAGAGGGGTAAAAACTGATGAGAGAAATCACAATCGTAACCGGCTTTTTTGATATCGGCCGCGACAAATATGCATTCTATTCGAGAGGCGTGGAAAAATATTTGGACTACTTCCGGTTTTGGGCGCGGATCCAAAATCAGATCGTCGTCTATACGACTCCGGAACTGGCTCCGAAAGTGATGGAGATCCGCGGCGAATTCGGCTTGGCCGACAAGACCGTCGTCATCGAAGTCGAGGATGTGTTTGAGGTTGAACCTGCCCTTTATGAACGCATGGCTGCCGTCGAACTGAAGCCTGATTTCCATCAGTTCCGGGCGAATGCCGATCCGGAGTGGCCGGACAACAAAGCCAATTACGACTACATCATGCTGATGAAATATTGGTGCTTGTATGATGCCGTCGAGAAGGGCTTGGCAACAGGCATGTTGGCATGGCTCGACTTCGGCTTCAACCACGGTGGTAAAAGCTTCAGTGACGCCGCCGACTTCGATTACTTATGGCAAACAGATCTGGAAGATAAAATCCATCTGTTCAGCTTGAGCGATCCGAACAAGATCCATGCCGGGTTCCAGTTGCAGTTCCTTTCCGAGTGCCTGATGGGCGCACCGGTCATCCTGCCAGACAGTTTGGCCGATGATCTGTGGAACTTGACCAAAAAAGCGATGGAAGCATTATTGATGCTGGATTGCATCGATGATGACCAACATTTGCTGATGATGTCGTATCGGGAGCGGCCGGAAATTTTCGACATCCACCTTTCCGACTGGTTCATGCCGATGAAGGAATACGGCGGCCAGCACCTGAAGATGGTGGAGAAAGTCGAAGAAAAACGTTCTTTCCTGGCCGAAATCAAATTGAAGCTCTATTTCATCAAGCGCCGTTTGTTGTTCTGCAAACGCATCTATGACGCAGCCAAGCGCTACAAAGTCTAATTTTGAAAAAATGCAATCCGGCAGACAAACAAGCAGCCGAAGAAAGGAATTAGCATGAGCAGATTAATCAGTATTATCGTACCGGTCTATAAAGTGGCCGACCTCCTGCCGCGCTGTGTGGATTCTGTGTTGGCACAGACGTACAGTGACTGGGAACTGATCTTGGTCGATGATGGTTCGCCGGACAACAGTGGCGACATTTGCGAAGATTACGCCAAGCGCGACAGCCGCATCCACGTCATCCACAAACCCAACGGTGGCCTGTCGGATGCCCGGAATGCCGGCATACCGATCGCCAAAGGACGCTACCTGACGTTCCTGGACAGTGATGATTGGATCAGCGAGCGCTATCTGGAGAATTTGCTTCAGATACTGGAGGAAACGGATGCGGATGTCTCAGCCTGCAATTTCCTGCGCACAGCGACGGAATCGTTGCCGGAACGGACGGAGGGGCCGAAGACTTTCAGCTTCACCAGCCGGCAGGCGTTGGATCATATCATCCATTTCGGCGCCTTCCATGAACAGATGGTCGTCGCCTGGGGCAAGCTTTACAAAGCGGAACTGTTCGAAGGGATCCGTTATCCTGTCGGCAGGATTCACGAAGATGAGTTTACGACCTACAAGCTGTTGGACAAAGCCGGGAAGATCGCCTTCACAACGGAGCCGTTGCTGTATTACTGGCAGCGCGCAGACAGCATCATGGGCGAAGGCTTCAAGCTGAAGAATAAGCTGGATTATTTGGAGGCCTTGAAGGAACGGGCGGCCTATTTCCATGCGGACGGACAAGCGGACTACAGCGACAAGAGCTATCGCTCCTTGTTCACGGAGTCGTTGGCGGCCATCCTGACGTTGGATGGGCTGAATGATCCATCCGGAAAAAAAGCGGTCATCGAAAAGCTGGCTGCAGCCCGTCAAGCGCTCAAAGCGAGCGGAAAGCCGAAGCTGAACAGTCTCTATGCAGCCTTCCTGGCATTCCCGAACCTCTCGGCCTCCGTTTACAAGTTGTTCAAAACCATCAAAAAGTAAACAAAAACAAGCCATCCGCTTGAGCGAATCCGAAAGGGTTCCCCAAGCTGGATGGCTTGTTTTTTGACTGTCTGAGCAACTGTGTAAGGCTAAGCGTCAGGCCAAAGAATCCTCAATGTAGAGGCCGAGTGAGTATTCGCCATTATTGTAACCATCAGCGATGTAGACATACCAGTCCAGGTAGTCCGCGTGAGAGATGTGGTGCATCGACTCATCGTTCCACCCGCCATTGAAGATGGCCGTGACGGCTGTGCTCATGATATCGACGTCGACATCGGTCGTTGAGAAGTTGGAAAGTTTCACCCAATAGGTGTACTCTCCGTACATACCGCCATCCGGGTGAGCTTGGACCGGCATGATGACATAGTCATCGTAGACGAACGGGTTGCCGGCACTGCGATAGCTGTATTCATCACCAGTACCGATCAGGATGTCCTCTTGCCATTCCCACTGGTCATTCCGCCAATCCCCTGATGTGTTGTGATAAAGGGATAGATTCATGTAGGGTTCTTCAGCAGTAGTCATGTACCAGACATCGTCGATGCTGAAGATGTTCGTGTCGGAGTAGGTTCCTTCGATTAGAGTGGAATAGTAGGTCCAATTGTTCGGGAAGTCGGTGGTGGTGTAGGCATTGATATTGCCGGCGAGATCCGGCACCATGTAGTAGTTGTTTTCATAGGTAAAGACATTTGGATAGGCTGCCCTTACTCCCTGCAAGGATGGCCCGATGACGACTTGGCCGTATGTCCAGTTGACCAGATCGGCACTCCATACATAAGCGACTTCATCGGCATACTGTCCAGTTGCGGCATTGTACCCACCGATGATTTCGAAGAAGATGTAGTAGATGCCGTTGTCCAGATAAATGAATGGATCGGCTATGCCTGTCTGTCCGGTGCGGTCCGTAACGATCGCAGTCGTCAAGATCGGATTGGTTACAGTAGGGAATGGGACTGCGACAGGTGGATGGATGGTCTGTGCCAAATCGGTATAGAGGCCGATTGTGTACACGCCATCGTTCATTCCGTCGACAAAATAAATATTACCGGTACCGAACGTTGCATTCGAGATGTGATGCATCGCGTCGCTGTTCCAAGTTTCATTCTTTTGTGCCTCCACCGCAAGTCCGAGATTGATGACAGAGATGCTGGTCGGCGTCAGATTGGACAATTGGTACCAATACGTGTATTCGCCGTAGCGGCCATCGCTTGGAGTGACTTGGATCGGCAAAACAACTGCTCCATCATAGTAGAATGGATTACCGGCCGTCCGCAGATCGGATTCGGTGGCGGTCGCTGTGATGATCTGACCTTCAGGATGCAGTGTCCAGCTGCTGTTGCGCCAATCGCCGGAACTGTTGTAGTAGAGGGACAGGCTATCGTATGGTTGAGCGGTGACAGCCAGATACCAGATATCCTCCTGCGCGAAGACGAGTGGATCGACAAAGTTTCCGCTCAGCAACGTTCCGTAGAATTCCCAGCCTAACGGGAAGGAAGATGCTTTGTATACGTTCACGTTGCCGGTCAAATCCGGTACCATATAGTACTCATCTTGATACATAAAGACATAAGGGGAAGCGACATTTGTGCCGGTGGTATCGACTCCCAGCACCACTTGTGTGTAATTCCATTGTTGCAGATCGGTGCTCCAAGCATGTGCGATTTCGTCAGCCGTCACGCCGGTAGACGGGTTGTAGGCCTGAATGGTATTGAAGAACACATGGTAGGTACCGTCTTCCAATATGACGTACGGGTTGGCGATCCCTTGGCTGGCCACTCTGTCTGTGATGCTGTCTACGGAAAGGATCGGGTTTCGGACGCTGTAATACAAAGCGATGTCTTCCATCGTCAAATGAGCAGCCGGCAAGTCCGGATCTGTCGGATCGGTTGGGTCAGTAGGGTCTGTGGTGCTGCTTCCTTTGAAGATTCCGATGCTGTATTCATTTTTGTTCCAATTGTACCCGTCAGTCGCGTAGTAGAAGCCATCCCCTACAGCGATATAGGAAATGTGATGCATCGCATCGCCGTTCCAGTCATCATTGTATTGAGAAATGACGGCTGTGCCTTTGTCCGTAACGGTCACGGTCGTAGGCGACAGATTGGATAATTCATACCAGGTTGTGTATTCCCCGTAGATGTTGTTGGATTTAGGGGTGACTTCCACTGGTATCACAACGGAATTTTCGTAAATGATCGGCATCCCGCCGTTCCGCAATCCGCCTTCAGTTGAGGTCTCCGGAAGTATCTGGCTGCTGGAATGCAGTACCCAGCTGCTGTTGCGCCAATCCCCGGATGTGTTGTAATAAAGCGATAGGCTGTTGTAAGGCAATTCGGAAACGGTCATGTACCAGACGTTGTCCATCGAGAAGACCAATGGATCGACGAAATTGCCGGATAACAGTGTGCCGTAGAGTTCCCATTCAAGCGGGAATGACGAAGCTTGATAGACATTGACATCGCCGACACGGTCAGGGACCATGTAGTAGGTGTCCTCGTATTCCATCACGTAAGGGGAAGCGGCTCTGGTTCCGTTCGTTTCTTCGCCAAGGACGATCTGAGTGTAGGTCCAGTTGATCATGTCGGTGCTGTAGGCGTGGCCGATTTCATCAGCAGTCGAGCCCGTAGCCGGATTGTAGCCGAGGATGACGTCGAAGAACATATGGTAAACGCCATCTTCATAGACGATGTACGGTTCCGCAACGCCGAGCTGTCCGGTCCGGTCGGTCACCATTTCTTTGGTGATCAGCGGATTTTCTGTACCCGCGATTGCGGACAGATCCACCGGTACGGTCGGAACTGCAGTCGGGTCGGTTGGGCCAGTCGGGTCAGTCGGGTCTGTAGGATCGGTAGGATCAGTCGGGTCTGTAGGATCGGTAGGATCAGTTGGGTCAACCGGATCCACTGGGTCAGTCGGAACAGTCGGAATCACCGGATCTTGGGTATCCGAAGGGTCGGACCCTGTGAATAAGCCGATGCTGTATTCGTTGTTGTTCCAATTGTATCCGTCAGTCGCATAGTAGTAACCAGTTCCCGCTGCAACATAGGAGATGTGATGCATCGCATCGCCGTTCCATTCGTCATTGTATTGCGAGATGACGGCATTGCTTCTTCTGGTTGCAGTGACGGTTGTCGTTGACAAGTTTGTCAGTTCATACCAGTCGGTGTATTCTCCGTAGATGTTGCTGGATTTCGGAGTGACTTCTACCGGAATGATGACCGAGTCTTCGTAGATGAAGGCATTGCCCGCATTGCGGAGGCCGCCTTCGGTTGAGGTCTCAGGAATGATCTGGCTGCTGGAATGCAGTACCCAATTGCTGTTGCGCCAATCTCCGGAAGTGTTGTAGTAAAGGGAGAGGCTGTTGTAAGGCAATTCGGAAACGGTCATGTACCAGATGTTGTCCATCGAGAAGACCAATGGATCGACGAAATTGCCGGACAGCAGCGTGCCGTACAGTTCCCATTCGAGCGGGAATGAGGAGGCTTGATAGACATTGACGTCGCCGACGCGGTCAGGGACCATGTAGTAGGCATCTTCGTATTCCATCACGTAAGGGGATGCGGCTCTTGTTCCGTTCGTTTCTTCGCCGAGGACGATCTGGGTGTAGGTCCAGTTGATCATGTCGGTGCTGTAGGCGTGGCCGATTTCATCGGCGGTCGAGCCCGTAGCCGGATTGTAGCCGAGGATGACGTCGAAGAACATATGGTAGATACCGTCTTCGTAGACGATGTACGGTTCCGCAACGCCGAGCTGTCCGGTCCGGTCGGTCACAATATCTTTTGTTATGACTGGATTGGTAGTTCCTGGAATCGGATCTAATCCTGTTAATTCGTTCGCGCCTCCTGGATCTTCCGTTCCACTATCATCCTCCTCTGGAGAAAACACGCCATCCAATGCCAAGAGATCCGTCATTGTGACAAAATCAAAGCCTTTTTTTCGAGCGGAAGCAACCATATACCACAAAGATTCAGGAGTGGCTGCTGCATCATGCAAAAGATAGATGGATCCAGGGAAAAGATTGTCGACGACGCGATCGGAAATGGCAGTGGATGAATAATCATCCCAGTCATAGGTATCGGTTGTCCATCCAATTGTGTATTCATAACCAAGGCTTCCGGCAGTCTCCAAAACGGATTGATTGTAGTCGCCGTATGGAGGACGGAAATAAGGTCTGGATGTTACGCCGGTGGCATCCTGAATGATGTTTTCCAATGCGTTCAGTTCGGATGCCAATTGAGAAGCGCTGAGCTGTGTGGAGTATGGGTGTGAATAGGTATGGTTTCCGATGTCATGTCCCTGTTCGACGATTTGTGCGAGCAAATACGGATCCGCTTTGCCGTCAGGGAAGAAGGTTGCTTTCACGTCCAATGAAGCCAATACCTCCAACAATTCCTGAACGACAGCAGCGTCTTCCAGATCATCGAAAGTCAAAGCTACATAAGGTTGATCGGTATCGATATCGTCCACCCATCTGGATATGCCGGTATCAAATTCTTCCTCATCTTCGTAGTACACTTCGTCTTCTGGATCTTCGCTGGCGATCCCCAAAAGTTGCCCAATGGTTGAAAAACTATAGCCGGCATTTTGTAAAGCAGAAAGGGTGTACCATAAAGAATCAGGTGTGTTGACGGCACCAACACTGGCATGCATCAGGACGATGTCGCCAGGGCTTATATTATTGGTGATAGTGGAACTGATGGTGGTTGCTGATAAGCCGGACCAATCGAGCGTGTCGATGGACCAACCGATGGTGTATTCATAGCCAAGACTGCCGACCGTTTCCAGTACCGAATTATTCAAAGCGCCGTAAGGAGCCCGGAATAACGGCCGTGAAGTCGTGCCTGTGCTTTCCTGTACGTAATCTTCCATCAGATTGATGTCGTAGGCAAGCGCATCAGCAGAAATGATGGTGGAATCTTGATGCGAATAAGAGTGGTTCCCGAGTTCATGCCCGGAATCGACGATCTGTTTCAGAAGATCAGCGGAGGCATCCCCGTTCATGAAGAAGGTTGCTTTTGCGCCGTAAACATCAAGAATGGCCAATATCTCCGAAAGGTTCGCATAGGAATGGCCATCATCGAAAGTCAGTGCGATCACATTGTCGTCCGTGTTCACATAACTGATGTATTGTGAGGGGCCGGTCGAGAATTCTTCTTCGCTTGCCATTGCCATGATGGCAGCAGCAACTTCTTCGACAGCAACTTCTTCTGTATCTGTTTCTTCTGGTTCTTCTTCTGCAACCGGCTCCTCAGTTTCCATCACAGTATCCAGCGGAGTTTCTGCAGGAATTTCCGTGTCGGTTTCAACAGGAGGTGGCGTTTCGGTTTCGATCGGATCGGTATTCAGTGTGGGCGTTTCAGTGCTTTCTTCGCCAGTTGGCGTGGATGGTTGGTCAGGTGATGGTTCCATTATGGGATCCGTTGTGGTAGTTTGCGGGTCCGTTGCGGCTTCCGCTGGGGTCGTCGTACCGGGAGCCAAAGTTTCGGCATCGGGGACTGTTGTTGTGGTTGGGGCGGTTTCGACTGTCGCAGGTGTTTCGGTTGTGGGGTCTTCGGTAATGGTTGGAATTGGTTCAGTTGTGGCAGCCGGTGCTGTTTCTTCGGAAAGTACCGTCTCGGGTGAAGTCTCTGCGACGGTTGGCTCTGCTACAACTGGAGGTGTTTCGGTTGTTGGCTCTTCAGTTGTTAAAGGAGTTTGGGTTTCAGGTGTAACAATTGGTAAGGATTCTTCTGTGGGAACTGTTTCCTCAAGAGCTGCCTCAGGTACAAGTAATTGTGTAGCTATTGTTGGCTCTTCTGTGGATGCCTTTACGACAGGCGTATTACTGAATAAGGTAATCATCAGTAAGAGAGGAGCCAGCAAAAGGAACCTTCGCTTCATAATTTAGCCCTCCTTTAGATGCTAAACTTGAATAAAGGAATGTTGCTTTTTGATCAGACATGCTGGCGCTCTGCGGTTATGGGGTCGTTCTTATCATTCTACATTTTCTTCACCTTCTTTTCGGGGAGACAGGTGCAACGAACTTGCTTCACCTTATTATAGAATAAATGGAAGCGTTTTACAATTAGGAGGTTAGTGTAGTATACAGATATTCATCCCGCGCTATGAAAGCTTTTTCGGGCATGATTCATACAAATAACGACAGCAATGCATCGATAAGTTCGGCAAGGAAAGAAAGTTTATTTTTTCATTATGTTTTCCATTTATTCTTTTTTAATGTGAAAGATTGTTTTATACTGAATAGGTATTCATAAAAGACGCAGACAAGTTCTGTGGATCAATCAGCTATTATTGCGTGGAAAGAGGAACTCAATATGAATGAATCCAGAAGTGATTTCAAAAAAAAGCGGATCTGGAAAAGGGTCTTGCTCATTTCCTTGCTCGGTATCTTGGTTGTCGTGGGCGGCTTGATGTGGGGCGCGTACAATGATGTGGACAGTACAATGAACGCAGTATTCAACGCAGTGGACACCGAGGATAAGCGCGAGGAAGAGGTTTCCTTTTCAGAAACCCAACCGATATCTTTTGCTTTGCTGGGTATCGATAGTTACGGAGACGAACTGGAAGAGATGGGCGGAAGGTCGGATACGATAATCATTGTGACGATCAATCCGGAAACAAAGCAGACTACTTTGGTCAGCATTCCGCGCGATTCGTACACCGAGATGGTCAATTATCAAACAGACATCTACAACGAATACAATGATAAGATTACGCATGCCTATGCTTTCGGAGGGACAGAGATGGCGCTCAATTCCATCCAGGAGTTTCTGAACATCCCGATCGATTACTACGTCGAAATCAATATGTATGGTTTGGCGGATTTGGTCGATGCCATCGGTGGTATCGAAATCACGAGCCCGTTGACGTTTGATT is a window from the uncultured Trichococcus sp. genome containing:
- a CDS encoding LCP family protein — protein: MNESRSDFKKKRIWKRVLLISLLGILVVVGGLMWGAYNDVDSTMNAVFNAVDTEDKREEEVSFSETQPISFALLGIDSYGDELEEMGGRSDTIIIVTINPETKQTTLVSIPRDSYTEMVNYQTDIYNEYNDKITHAYAFGGTEMALNSIQEFLNIPIDYYVEINMYGLADLVDAIGGIEITSPLTFDYNDAYFVEGKTVTLQGWDALAFARMRYDDPQGDTGRQLRQQMVIKAIVDQLLSIEGISNYQDILTAVETNMRTNLTFENLIDIQKNYSDSITEYNQLSIAGEEMYMEDIFYNYVYPEERMRISNLLRDELELEQVSLDDMNLSDADIQYGYGDNSGLDDVAF